One window of the Ureibacillus sp. FSL W7-1570 genome contains the following:
- a CDS encoding PH domain-containing protein, whose translation MMYKKYRLHPISAVIGFLKGLKDLFPPLLILLIANGFNFRADAKHFWEYIPVIIFIVVIIFYLISGIIEWRTFVYWFEDNELRVEYGLIVKKKRYIPFDRIQSFNYKETILHRLFGLVEVNVETAGTTSGKPEAVFTAITKEAAEIIENETKRAKTGQKPGDEPLDEAVQSNPEEEVSQPSHVIYKMAPKDLILLATTSNSIGVVIAGVAAFFSQFADIIPSDWIVEEVAAIVQFGMMFVAFLLFIAFFIAWILSVMITFVNYYDFTVVQENDRIIITRGLLERKRIIIPLNRVQGIKIIENPLRQLTRYATVVVESASWGFGKNDTNIAMFPLISKKEMYEPLRRLFPQFSLQFENGLIRPPKKSRPHFYRVYIIGLIPIIAICSYFFYPVGLLSILLPFLVFVLGLWQYKTNGYLISGNQLTLRYRIISRVTFIVEKKRIQVIQKKQNYFQKRKNIATVQATVMSGIGGATGKVAHLDESDVDAILSWFERSKENKGTAE comes from the coding sequence ATGATGTATAAGAAATATCGGCTCCATCCCATCTCTGCAGTCATTGGTTTTTTGAAAGGACTCAAAGACCTTTTTCCACCATTGCTTATTCTATTGATAGCGAACGGATTTAATTTCCGTGCGGATGCGAAACATTTTTGGGAGTACATTCCTGTTATCATCTTTATAGTGGTTATTATTTTTTATTTGATTTCCGGAATTATCGAATGGAGGACTTTTGTCTATTGGTTTGAAGATAATGAACTGCGGGTGGAATATGGATTGATTGTCAAAAAGAAGCGTTATATCCCTTTTGATCGGATTCAAAGCTTCAACTATAAAGAGACGATACTCCATCGCCTGTTCGGACTCGTGGAAGTCAATGTGGAAACGGCAGGGACCACATCCGGAAAGCCGGAAGCGGTATTCACCGCCATCACAAAAGAGGCTGCGGAGATTATTGAAAACGAAACAAAAAGAGCAAAAACCGGACAAAAACCGGGCGATGAACCGTTGGATGAAGCTGTTCAATCCAATCCCGAGGAGGAAGTATCGCAACCATCCCATGTGATATATAAAATGGCGCCAAAGGATTTGATATTACTTGCGACGACTTCCAATAGCATCGGTGTCGTTATTGCGGGGGTGGCGGCCTTTTTTTCCCAGTTTGCGGATATTATCCCGTCCGACTGGATTGTCGAAGAAGTGGCCGCAATTGTTCAATTCGGAATGATGTTCGTCGCGTTTCTCCTTTTCATCGCATTTTTCATTGCCTGGATACTGTCGGTCATGATCACATTTGTGAATTATTATGATTTCACGGTTGTACAGGAAAATGATCGGATCATTATTACACGGGGGCTGTTGGAAAGAAAGCGGATTATTATTCCACTCAATCGGGTGCAGGGAATCAAGATCATCGAGAATCCTTTGAGACAGCTTACCCGTTATGCAACGGTCGTTGTGGAAAGCGCGAGCTGGGGATTTGGGAAGAATGATACAAATATCGCGATGTTCCCGCTCATTTCAAAAAAAGAAATGTACGAACCATTGCGGCGTTTATTTCCACAGTTTTCGCTCCAATTTGAAAACGGATTGATCCGTCCGCCAAAAAAATCCCGGCCGCACTTTTACAGAGTGTATATCATAGGTTTGATTCCAATCATTGCGATATGTTCATATTTCTTTTATCCGGTCGGGTTATTGTCCATCTTGCTCCCATTTCTTGTTTTCGTGTTGGGTTTGTGGCAATACAAAACAAATGGCTATTTGATTTCCGGAAACCAGTTGACATTAAGGTATCGCATCATCAGCCGGGTGACGTTTATCGTCGAAAAGAAACGGATTCAAGTCATTCAAAAGAAACAAAATTATTTTCAAAAAAGGAAAAACATCGCTACCGTTCAGGCAACGGTCATGTCCGGCATTGGCGGTGCAACAGGGAAAGTCGCCCACCTGGACGAATCGGATGTCGATGCGATCCTGTCTTGGTTTGAACGGTCCAAAGAAAATAAAGGGACGGCAGAATAA
- a CDS encoding PH domain-containing protein, translating into MRKELEHQIPRKGLTVWRLYGLIYTLILSIIAGILCFLTYQLDWLDIFYYIAIGAVLIVGFAFIWLFPKIRWDHWRYEVREQEIEIQSGLFVVKRTLIPMVRVQHVDTTQGPILKKYDLANIAISTAATTHVIPMLITEDADQLRARISELARVAEDDV; encoded by the coding sequence ATGAGAAAAGAACTTGAACATCAAATACCACGAAAAGGGTTGACCGTGTGGCGGCTGTATGGTCTTATTTATACTTTGATTCTATCAATCATTGCAGGGATCCTTTGTTTTTTAACTTATCAATTGGATTGGTTGGACATTTTTTATTACATAGCGATAGGAGCAGTGTTGATCGTTGGATTCGCCTTCATTTGGCTGTTCCCAAAAATCCGGTGGGATCATTGGCGGTATGAGGTGAGGGAGCAGGAAATTGAAATCCAGAGCGGTTTGTTTGTCGTGAAAAGAACTTTAATCCCTATGGTTCGCGTACAACATGTGGACACCACACAAGGACCGATTCTCAAAAAATATGATTTGGCCAATATTGCGATTTCCACAGCGGCGACAACGCATGTGATCCCGATGCTGATAACGGAAGATGCCGACCAGCTGCGGGCGAGAATTTCCGAATTGGCGAGGGTGGCTGAAGATGATGTATAA
- a CDS encoding long-chain-fatty-acid--CoA ligase: protein MNVPLILTHFLDRAVALYGDKEAVIGYEGDRRFTYREFNNRVNQLSRGLQSLGIQKYDKVAYLAPNTIEMLEGFYGIYQVGAVMVPLNIRLKPEDYLFILNHSESKVLFVDQELYHLIEPIKEKLVTVKTIIVHNKDNETNEIGYDEWLAGFDDSKFDRVELDENDECSLLYTSGTTGNPKGVLLTHRNNYLHALSSMHFLRVTDQDVYLHVLPMFHVNGWGSPFYYTANGATHVTLRKVAADQIFDAIQKYNVTVIHMAPTVLNTLLQYYDEHKPETPKNIRVVIAGSAPPPAFVGRVEKDLGWEFIQVYGMTESSPLSLGSRILSQYVDLPEEEKFRLKAKAGTPFIGTEVKVVDENGEEVPHDGKTMGEIVVRGNGVMKGYWRNETATMETIVDGWLHTGDVGTIDEKGYIDITDRKKDIIISGGENISSIEVEGVLYEHPAVKEAAVIAVPHEKWGETPHAIVVLKEGHSVTEQELIDFTRSKLAHFKAIKSASFVDELPKTASGKIQKVQLRKQYVESIQKV from the coding sequence ATGAATGTACCTTTAATTTTAACCCATTTCTTAGATCGTGCCGTAGCACTATATGGGGACAAGGAAGCAGTCATCGGTTATGAAGGGGATCGGCGCTTCACGTATCGGGAGTTCAATAATCGGGTGAACCAGCTCTCGAGAGGCCTGCAATCATTGGGCATCCAAAAATACGATAAAGTGGCTTATCTTGCGCCAAACACTATTGAAATGCTGGAGGGCTTTTATGGCATCTACCAAGTTGGTGCAGTGATGGTGCCTTTAAACATCCGTTTGAAACCGGAAGATTATCTTTTTATTTTAAATCACAGCGAATCGAAAGTTTTGTTCGTTGACCAGGAGCTTTATCATTTAATTGAACCGATCAAAGAAAAATTGGTTACCGTAAAAACAATCATTGTTCATAACAAAGATAACGAAACCAATGAAATCGGTTATGACGAGTGGCTTGCAGGCTTCGACGATTCGAAATTCGACCGTGTGGAATTGGATGAAAATGATGAGTGCAGTTTATTATATACAAGCGGAACAACCGGAAATCCAAAAGGGGTTCTTCTCACTCATCGCAACAACTATTTGCATGCTTTAAGTTCGATGCATTTCTTGCGCGTCACAGATCAAGACGTATATTTGCACGTTCTGCCAATGTTCCATGTGAATGGCTGGGGTTCACCTTTTTATTATACTGCCAACGGAGCAACCCATGTCACTTTGAGAAAGGTTGCAGCCGATCAAATTTTTGATGCCATCCAAAAATACAATGTAACGGTTATTCATATGGCCCCAACGGTATTAAATACATTATTGCAATATTACGATGAACACAAACCTGAAACTCCTAAAAATATCAGGGTTGTCATTGCGGGTTCTGCTCCGCCACCTGCGTTTGTCGGACGAGTTGAAAAAGACCTGGGATGGGAATTCATTCAAGTATATGGAATGACGGAATCTTCACCGCTCAGTTTAGGTTCCCGAATTCTTTCCCAATACGTGGATTTGCCGGAAGAAGAAAAATTCCGGTTGAAAGCGAAAGCGGGTACGCCATTTATCGGTACGGAAGTAAAAGTGGTGGACGAAAATGGGGAAGAAGTGCCTCATGACGGAAAAACGATGGGTGAAATTGTTGTCCGCGGCAACGGTGTAATGAAAGGTTATTGGAGAAACGAGACCGCCACTATGGAAACAATTGTGGACGGTTGGCTGCATACCGGTGATGTAGGAACAATTGACGAAAAAGGATACATCGATATCACTGACCGCAAAAAGGACATCATCATCAGCGGCGGGGAAAATATCTCCTCCATCGAGGTGGAAGGCGTTCTTTATGAACATCCAGCCGTGAAGGAAGCGGCTGTTATCGCGGTTCCTCATGAAAAATGGGGGGAAACGCCACATGCCATCGTTGTATTAAAAGAAGGCCACAGCGTTACTGAACAAGAACTCATTGACTTCACCCGTTCGAAATTGGCCCACTTTAAAGCGATCAAAAGCGCGTCTTTCGTGGATGAATTGCCAAAAACAGCGTCCGGTAAAATCCAAAAAGTCCAATTGCGCAAACAATATGTCGAATCAATCCAAAAAGTATAA
- a CDS encoding DEAD/DEAH box helicase, translating to MTNFSEFNISESTLRSLKRMGFEEATPIQEGTIKFALEGRDIIGQAQTGTGKTAAFGIPIIEKIDTKNPEIQALIIAPTRELAIQVSEELYKIGYDKRVKILSVYGGQDIGRQIRALKNKPQIIVGTPGRIIDHINRRTLKLDQVQTLVLDEADEMLNMGFIDDINAILEKVPKNRQMLLFSATMPPAIRKIATKFMSNPQEVKIKSKEMTVENIEQYFVKSQEREKFDILTRLLDVHQPELAIVFGRTKRRVDELAQALNIRGYLAEGIHGDLSQSKRLSVLRQFKENKIDILVATDVAARGLDISGVSHVYNFDIPQDPESYVHRIGRTGRAGKSGIAVTFVTPREMGYLRIVEETTKKRISPLRPPTQDEALAGQQKLAVERLIEIVQANDLKDYRILATELLENYEAVDLVAAAIKSFTKEPDATPVKITEEAPLPKRRERSTSGRGGGRGGVRKEVRGRKERSGRRKGR from the coding sequence TTGACAAATTTTTCAGAATTTAATATCAGCGAATCTACATTACGTTCATTAAAACGGATGGGATTTGAAGAAGCAACACCAATCCAGGAAGGGACAATCAAGTTTGCTTTGGAAGGTCGCGACATTATCGGTCAAGCACAAACAGGTACAGGTAAAACGGCGGCGTTCGGTATCCCGATCATTGAGAAAATCGATACGAAAAATCCTGAGATTCAAGCTTTAATTATTGCACCGACACGTGAGCTCGCGATCCAAGTGTCAGAAGAACTTTATAAAATTGGATATGATAAGCGGGTGAAAATTTTATCGGTTTATGGGGGCCAAGATATCGGGCGGCAAATCCGCGCTTTGAAAAATAAACCTCAAATCATTGTAGGTACGCCAGGCCGGATCATTGACCATATCAACCGTCGCACATTGAAACTTGATCAAGTTCAAACCCTTGTTTTGGATGAAGCGGATGAAATGTTGAACATGGGCTTTATCGATGATATCAATGCGATTTTGGAGAAAGTGCCTAAAAATCGCCAAATGCTGTTGTTCTCTGCAACAATGCCGCCGGCGATTCGCAAAATTGCAACGAAATTTATGAGTAATCCGCAAGAAGTGAAAATTAAATCCAAGGAAATGACGGTTGAAAATATCGAGCAATACTTTGTAAAATCCCAAGAACGAGAAAAATTTGACATTTTAACCCGCTTATTGGATGTCCATCAGCCTGAACTCGCGATTGTTTTTGGCCGGACAAAACGCCGCGTCGATGAATTAGCGCAAGCGCTGAACATCCGTGGATATTTGGCGGAAGGCATTCACGGGGATTTAAGCCAATCAAAACGATTATCTGTGTTGCGTCAATTTAAAGAAAATAAAATTGATATCCTTGTTGCAACGGATGTTGCGGCACGGGGACTGGATATTTCCGGTGTTTCTCACGTCTACAATTTTGACATTCCGCAAGATCCGGAAAGTTATGTTCACCGCATCGGGCGAACTGGCCGTGCGGGGAAATCAGGCATTGCCGTTACGTTTGTAACGCCTCGGGAAATGGGATATTTGCGAATTGTGGAAGAAACAACGAAAAAACGCATTTCGCCCCTTCGGCCACCCACGCAAGATGAAGCTTTGGCAGGTCAACAAAAATTGGCTGTTGAAAGGCTCATCGAAATTGTTCAAGCGAACGACTTAAAAGATTACCGCATACTTGCGACGGAACTTTTGGAAAACTATGAAGCGGTGGATCTTGTAGCTGCAGCGATCAAATCATTCACAAAAGAGCCGGATGCTACACCGGTAAAAATTACAGAAGAAGCTCCTCTTCCAAAACGAAGAGAACGCTCCACAAGCGGTCGTGGAGGGGGACGCGGCGGGGTACGGAAAGAAGTCCGTGGCCGAAAAGAGAGAAGCGGACGCCGCAAAGGCAGATAG
- a CDS encoding alpha/beta fold hydrolase has protein sequence MSIGVLMLHGFSGGPYEMEPLTEYIKNNTDWIVETPTLCGHGEELSLKGFTAEHWLIDAELAYKRLSEKVENVYVVGFSMGGVIALYLAMRYPVKKLVLLSAAVKYIAPKQLIVELQKIAKEAVEGQLKNNELFKQYEYKLRSVPVSAAIQFMRIVRRVEPYIETIDIPTFIVQGKCDGIVPYSTAQYLYDKLPTTEKYIYFSSCGKHHICFSEDCDTWFSDVLHFLKS, from the coding sequence GTGTCTATCGGTGTATTAATGTTGCATGGATTTTCCGGAGGGCCTTATGAAATGGAGCCTTTGACGGAATACATCAAAAACAATACGGATTGGATTGTGGAAACACCAACATTATGCGGCCATGGAGAGGAACTTTCATTAAAAGGTTTCACTGCGGAGCATTGGCTGATTGATGCGGAATTGGCCTATAAAAGATTGTCCGAAAAGGTGGAAAACGTCTATGTTGTGGGCTTTTCCATGGGAGGAGTCATCGCATTATATTTGGCGATGCGTTATCCGGTAAAGAAACTTGTGCTTCTGAGTGCAGCTGTAAAATACATCGCGCCGAAGCAGTTGATTGTGGAGCTGCAAAAAATTGCCAAGGAAGCGGTGGAAGGACAATTGAAAAATAATGAATTATTTAAGCAATATGAGTACAAGCTAAGAAGTGTACCTGTTAGTGCCGCAATTCAATTCATGCGAATCGTTCGGCGGGTGGAACCTTATATTGAAACGATCGATATCCCGACATTCATTGTGCAAGGTAAATGCGATGGGATCGTCCCATATTCGACGGCTCAATATCTATATGACAAACTTCCCACAACGGAAAAATATATTTATTTTTCATCTTGCGGAAAACACCATATTTGCTTCAGTGAAGATTGCGACACATGGTTTTCGGATGTTTTGCATTTTTTAAAGTCGTAA
- the murF gene encoding UDP-N-acetylmuramoyl-tripeptide--D-alanyl-D-alanine ligase — translation MRKRIQDIAKWLNIDAGNDGEKIVTGVSIDTRTIKEGDLFIPFRGEKTNGHQYVRQAFEKGASCSLWLKDEPNPPKDVPLLFVENSEAALQQMARKYREELKATFIGITGSNGKTSSKDILASLLSPYYKVQKTIGNFNNELGLPLTILSLDEDTEMAVLEMGMSGFGEIEFLSTLAKPHYAIITNIGEAHMQELGSREGIARAKFEIIKGFDSDGVLCYDGDEPLLRALVEKTPQLKSKAFGFGTGNDLMVKAIETTEKGSRFIVEGELNGEFFIPILGKHQVKNSLGAMLVAKSLGLSEEQIRKGLSQVSLTDMRMQLIPLGDVLFINDAYNAAPTSMKAAIDFVQTTSMRKDKWLVLGDMLELGEKEREFHEQLAEYIDENRISRICLFGPRMEWLYYRLAPKFSGRIIHTKEDYGKIIEYIKQHANEDSLILLKGSRGMKLETILRAFQQNK, via the coding sequence ATGAGAAAAAGAATTCAAGACATTGCAAAATGGTTAAATATTGATGCCGGAAATGACGGCGAGAAAATTGTAACGGGGGTTTCCATCGATACAAGAACCATTAAGGAAGGGGATTTGTTCATTCCTTTTCGCGGAGAAAAAACAAATGGGCATCAATATGTACGTCAGGCATTTGAAAAAGGAGCAAGCTGTTCTCTATGGCTGAAAGATGAACCGAATCCCCCAAAGGATGTTCCGCTTCTTTTCGTGGAAAATTCCGAGGCGGCGTTGCAGCAAATGGCGCGCAAGTACCGCGAAGAGTTGAAAGCGACTTTTATCGGAATTACCGGTTCAAACGGGAAAACATCTTCAAAAGATATTTTGGCAAGCTTGCTTTCCCCTTACTATAAAGTGCAAAAAACGATCGGGAACTTCAACAATGAACTGGGCTTGCCCCTGACTATCCTGTCTCTTGATGAGGATACGGAAATGGCCGTGTTGGAAATGGGGATGAGCGGGTTTGGCGAGATTGAATTTTTATCCACACTCGCGAAACCGCATTATGCGATTATTACAAACATTGGGGAAGCCCATATGCAGGAGCTCGGTTCCAGAGAGGGGATCGCGAGGGCGAAATTTGAAATTATCAAAGGTTTCGATTCGGACGGCGTTCTTTGTTACGACGGCGATGAACCTTTATTGAGGGCGTTGGTTGAAAAAACGCCTCAATTAAAGTCAAAAGCATTCGGTTTTGGAACAGGCAACGATTTGATGGTCAAAGCAATCGAAACGACGGAAAAAGGAAGCCGCTTTATTGTCGAAGGAGAGTTAAACGGAGAATTTTTCATCCCGATTTTAGGCAAACATCAAGTGAAAAATTCCTTGGGCGCCATGCTCGTGGCCAAATCTTTGGGCTTGTCCGAAGAGCAAATCCGCAAAGGTTTGTCCCAAGTTTCTTTGACAGATATGCGGATGCAGCTTATTCCTTTGGGAGATGTCTTATTTATTAACGATGCATACAATGCAGCTCCGACATCCATGAAAGCCGCCATTGACTTTGTCCAAACCACATCGATGCGGAAGGATAAATGGCTTGTTTTAGGAGATATGTTGGAGCTTGGGGAAAAAGAGCGCGAGTTCCATGAACAATTGGCGGAGTATATTGATGAAAACCGGATTTCGAGAATTTGTTTGTTCGGCCCCCGGATGGAATGGTTATATTACCGGCTGGCTCCAAAATTTTCAGGACGCATTATTCATACGAAAGAGGATTACGGAAAAATCATTGAGTATATCAAACAGCATGCAAATGAAGATTCGCTGATTTTATTAAAAGGATCCCGGGGCATGAAGCTGGAAACCATCTTAAGAGCTTTTCAACAAAATAAATAA
- a CDS encoding D-alanine--D-alanine ligase — protein MKKRIGLLYGGKSAEHEVSLITATAVTKAIDFDKYEVIPIYITLDGEWCRGPQLTKPAESVEELKFTKEESNPNYILEFILDENDKQAKFDVVFPLLHGTYGEDGTVQGLLELLNLPYVGNGVLSSAAGMDKVIMKQLFSVAGLNQVPFVYFIRYEWDQNKEALLSKCENELTYPMFVKPANLGSSVGINKASNREELEKAIHIAFKYDRKVVVEQGIEAREIEMAVLGNNEPKVSVPGEIKPTTEFYDYESKYKDGSTQLIIPAEVSPEVEAKMKDMAIRAFKILDCAGLVRADFFVRGDEVLINEVNTMPGFTPFSMYPLLWQNTGLNYPELIDQLIELAIERHKEKQQLQFNRE, from the coding sequence ATGAAAAAACGGATCGGATTATTGTATGGGGGGAAATCCGCAGAGCATGAAGTATCATTGATTACTGCCACTGCGGTAACGAAAGCCATTGATTTTGACAAATATGAAGTAATTCCGATTTATATCACCCTTGACGGTGAATGGTGCAGAGGTCCCCAACTGACAAAACCGGCGGAATCTGTTGAAGAATTGAAATTTACGAAGGAAGAAAGCAATCCGAATTATATTCTCGAGTTCATTTTAGATGAAAATGACAAACAAGCCAAATTTGATGTGGTTTTTCCTTTGCTCCACGGCACATATGGAGAAGACGGCACTGTTCAAGGGCTTCTTGAGCTGTTGAATCTGCCTTATGTTGGAAATGGTGTATTATCTTCCGCTGCCGGCATGGATAAAGTGATCATGAAGCAATTGTTCAGCGTAGCAGGATTGAACCAAGTGCCATTCGTGTATTTTATCCGCTACGAATGGGATCAAAATAAAGAAGCGTTGCTTTCAAAATGCGAGAATGAATTGACTTATCCGATGTTCGTCAAACCGGCCAATTTAGGTTCCAGCGTCGGCATCAACAAAGCATCCAATAGAGAGGAATTGGAAAAGGCCATCCACATCGCTTTTAAATATGACCGGAAAGTTGTTGTTGAACAGGGGATCGAAGCGCGGGAAATCGAGATGGCTGTGCTTGGCAACAATGAACCGAAAGTGTCTGTTCCAGGCGAAATCAAACCGACGACGGAGTTTTATGATTACGAATCAAAATATAAGGACGGATCCACCCAATTGATCATTCCTGCCGAAGTTTCTCCGGAAGTGGAAGCGAAAATGAAAGATATGGCCATCCGTGCATTTAAAATCTTGGATTGCGCCGGCTTGGTGAGAGCCGATTTCTTTGTGCGCGGAGATGAAGTATTGATCAATGAAGTGAATACAATGCCAGGTTTTACGCCGTTTAGCATGTATCCGCTTTTATGGCAGAACACCGGATTAAATTATCCGGAATTGATTGATCAGCTCATTGAACTTGCGATTGAACGACACAAAGAAAAACAACAACTTCAATTTAACAGAGAATAG
- a CDS encoding FtsW/RodA/SpoVE family cell cycle protein gives MENNRNFAERFDWKLAAILITFLIISLLAISSAQTTGQYGETNFVIKQLQWYVIGAFIIAFVMYFEPEQYKKMSWYLYGFGIFLLVLLIFMPEGPGQIGEPKNGAKSWYHLPIGSIQPSEFMKTFYILAAARLISAHHEKYTIKTIKTDLLLLGKIALTLFVPLAFIMQQPDLGSSLVFIAITAALIVAAGISWKIILPIFIGGAAIGSTVIWMALYMQDFLADHLGVKPYHFGRIYSWLDPYSYADEAGYHLITSLNAIGSGEIFGKGYMNREVYVAENHTDFIFSVIGEEWGFIGASFVICLYFLLIYHLTKITLTLKDPFCTYVCAGIIAMITFHVFENIGMTIQLLPITGIPLPFISYGGSSLMGNALAIGLVFSMKYHYRKYMFSAKDEDDL, from the coding sequence ATGGAAAATAACAGAAACTTTGCAGAAAGATTCGATTGGAAACTTGCTGCTATACTCATTACATTTTTAATTATCAGTTTGTTGGCCATATCCTCAGCCCAAACGACGGGGCAATATGGCGAAACAAATTTCGTCATAAAACAATTGCAATGGTACGTCATCGGCGCCTTCATCATTGCTTTTGTCATGTACTTCGAGCCGGAACAATACAAAAAAATGTCTTGGTATTTATATGGCTTCGGAATTTTTCTATTAGTTTTGCTCATTTTTATGCCGGAAGGCCCAGGACAAATCGGTGAACCAAAAAACGGAGCCAAAAGCTGGTACCACCTTCCAATTGGAAGCATTCAACCTTCCGAATTCATGAAGACTTTTTATATACTGGCAGCCGCAAGACTGATCAGTGCTCACCACGAAAAATACACAATCAAAACCATTAAAACCGATTTATTATTATTAGGAAAAATCGCTCTCACTTTATTCGTTCCGCTTGCATTTATCATGCAACAGCCCGACTTGGGATCTTCATTGGTGTTTATTGCCATTACCGCCGCGTTAATTGTTGCAGCAGGTATTTCTTGGAAAATTATTCTTCCGATTTTTATAGGCGGCGCCGCTATAGGAAGTACCGTAATTTGGATGGCTTTATATATGCAGGATTTCCTTGCAGACCACTTGGGTGTGAAGCCATACCATTTTGGACGGATTTATTCATGGCTTGATCCATATTCCTATGCGGATGAAGCGGGTTATCACTTGATCACTTCCCTTAACGCCATCGGATCAGGGGAAATCTTCGGCAAAGGGTATATGAACCGGGAAGTTTATGTTGCCGAAAACCACACCGATTTCATTTTTTCAGTCATTGGTGAAGAATGGGGATTTATCGGCGCAAGTTTTGTTATCTGCCTTTACTTCCTGTTGATTTACCATTTAACCAAAATCACCCTTACCTTAAAAGATCCATTCTGTACATATGTTTGTGCCGGAATTATCGCAATGATCACTTTCCATGTATTCGAAAACATCGGAATGACGATCCAATTACTTCCAATCACGGGTATTCCTTTGCCTTTCATCAGTTACGGAGGAAGTTCACTCATGGGAAACGCCCTGGCGATCGGACTTGTCTTCAGCATGAAGTACCATTACAGAAAATACATGTTCTCGGCAAAAGATGAGGATGATTTATAA
- a CDS encoding Lmo0850 family protein, whose product MAKDVDLRKIALKLSKTGVTVTVTKSRLELLKVLAPPKTTTQC is encoded by the coding sequence ATGGCGAAGGACGTGGATTTGAGGAAAATCGCTTTGAAATTATCAAAAACAGGTGTAACGGTAACAGTAACGAAATCACGGTTGGAATTGTTGAAAGTATTGGCACCACCAAAAACAACTACCCAATGTTAA
- a CDS encoding MFS transporter, which produces MMKNISLLLSIQFLVYLGFGIIIPVLPEVVVENQWNDVHVGGLLTVYALASFFTAPFWGNISDKIGRKPLILVGLVGFSLSFLIFSLFIDHLFILYLSRFIGGLFSGALYTSVTGYISDVSTNENRNKYMGLMGMTIGLGFIFGPAVGGVLGEIQLHLPFTISAALIAVLFIIALILLKEPERKGEATKRELLPKGASTLFKYRVRYLFFFSFFVTFILAGVEATFQLFQIDRIDITPSQLGSLFMFSGFVDAFVQGGIIRRIKDGTETKWLFAAQIISAIGLVLITMTSGLVMAGVALCVFTAGNALARTCVVSLTTKESGGKYGLASGLSYSMDNLGRIIGPLFFTGLFNFGTNLTYYVATVIALIVIGLIFFFKQSKKSLRAEYEG; this is translated from the coding sequence ATTATGAAAAATATATCCTTATTGTTATCCATACAATTTCTCGTCTATTTGGGCTTTGGAATCATCATTCCTGTTTTGCCGGAAGTGGTTGTGGAAAATCAATGGAATGATGTTCATGTAGGCGGATTATTGACGGTTTATGCATTAGCCAGCTTCTTCACGGCCCCTTTCTGGGGAAACATTTCGGATAAAATCGGAAGAAAGCCATTGATACTGGTAGGTTTGGTCGGTTTTAGTTTAAGTTTTCTTATTTTCAGCCTATTTATCGATCATTTATTCATTTTATACCTTTCCCGTTTTATTGGCGGTTTGTTCTCTGGTGCGCTCTATACTTCCGTTACTGGATATATCAGCGATGTTTCCACAAACGAAAACCGAAACAAATACATGGGACTTATGGGAATGACGATCGGTCTTGGATTCATCTTCGGACCGGCTGTAGGCGGTGTGCTCGGTGAAATTCAACTGCACTTGCCGTTTACAATTTCTGCCGCATTGATTGCCGTTCTCTTTATTATTGCACTGATTTTGTTGAAAGAGCCGGAAAGAAAAGGGGAGGCAACGAAACGGGAACTGCTTCCAAAAGGGGCATCTACACTTTTTAAATATCGTGTCCGTTATTTATTCTTCTTTTCATTTTTCGTTACATTCATCTTAGCCGGTGTAGAAGCCACATTCCAGCTTTTCCAAATTGATCGCATCGATATCACACCGTCGCAATTAGGATCTTTATTTATGTTTAGCGGATTCGTCGATGCATTCGTTCAAGGAGGCATCATTCGTCGAATCAAAGATGGTACTGAAACAAAATGGTTATTTGCAGCTCAGATCATTTCTGCCATCGGACTGGTATTAATCACCATGACATCCGGTTTGGTAATGGCGGGTGTTGCTCTCTGTGTCTTCACAGCAGGAAATGCATTAGCCAGAACTTGTGTCGTTTCTTTAACGACGAAAGAATCCGGCGGAAAGTATGGTCTCGCTTCCGGACTTTCCTACTCCATGGATAACTTGGGAAGAATTATCGGCCCGCTGTTTTTTACCGGATTATTTAATTTCGGAACAAATCTGACTTATTATGTTGCAACAGTGATAGCCCTGATTGTAATCGGTTTAATTTTCTTCTTCAAACAGTCAAAGAAATCTCTTCGTGCAGAGTATGAAGGTTGA